From a single Xanthomonas hyacinthi genomic region:
- a CDS encoding KfrB domain-containing protein, translated as MKQRLLVMNGQRLVQSEQGGRWATDKVEKAGTIKPGIYNIHLSTKADKSQSHDGVIVHADKDHVYQQVGKQFVQHDRANFDKVPEIGSNSSIKYDGDKAQVAPSSIKLGRGLSR; from the coding sequence ATGAAACAGCGCCTTCTTGTGATGAACGGGCAGAGGCTCGTTCAGAGCGAGCAGGGAGGACGGTGGGCCACGGATAAGGTCGAAAAAGCCGGCACGATCAAGCCGGGGATTTACAACATCCACCTATCCACCAAGGCCGACAAGAGCCAGAGCCACGATGGAGTGATCGTCCATGCCGACAAGGATCATGTGTATCAACAGGTCGGCAAACAGTTCGTCCAGCATGACCGGGCGAATTTCGATAAAGTACCTGAAATCGGGAGCAATTCCAGCATCAAATACGATGGTGACAAGGCGCAAGTTGCCCCGTCATCCATCAAGCTGGGGCGAGGGTTGTCCCGATGA